The sequence AGATTTTGATAACGAAATTTTTACCTCATCGTTTGAAAATCTAAAAGCACAAAATGAAAATTTGGTTAAATTTTTAAACAATAGTGAGCTTACCAAAGCTATCATCTCATACGAAGAAGCATACAAAGAAGCAACTAGCCTACTCGCATTTTGTCGTTGCAAAAGTAGCGATAATACAAAAGATGAGCTAGCTAGTAAATTTGAGCTAAAAATAAAAGAGCAAAAAGCTAAACTTGATACGGCAAAGGAGATACTTTTTGATAAATTTGATAGCCTAAAAAGTGATGATAAAATTTTTCAAAGCACTCAATTTAAACATATAAAATTTCTATATTTAGAGCATAAAAATAGCAAGAGTAAAATACGAAAAAAGAGCGAAAGAGAGTTTTTTGCAAATTTAGCGCTCACAAATTTTTTTCCACTTTTTGCAAATTTTAGACATCTAAATAATTTAATAAATATCTCTACTACCAATAAAAATGCAAAGACACAAAGCTATAATCTTGCAAAATGTATGGGTATATTAAAAGGATCAGATGATGAAATTTTACGCAAAAATGTGTTTAATGCTCTGAGTTCTCACTATGATAAATTTGCCGATCTTTATCTTGATATCTTAAATATGCTTCATGGATTTAGACTGGCTAAATTTAAGGCAGCAAAAGTTGATTTTTTAACTCCAAGCCTTGAAGAAAATAAAATGAGCCTTGACACTTTAAACGCCATGCAAGAAGCCATTAGCAAAAGAGTGGAAAAAATAAGAGAATGCGTAAGAATAAGAGCTAGCTTTTTAGGTGGTAAAAGTATGAGAAGTTGCGATCTTTTGGCACCTTATCCACTTAGCAAGCATAGTGAAATTTCTCATGACGAGGCTATTAAAATCATCAAAAAAGCATTAAAACCACTGGGCGAAGATAATTTTATCGAGCTTATGATAGACAAACACTGGATAGAAAGCGATGTACGAGAAAATAAAGCTGGTGGAGCATTTTTTGTGAGTTTGCCAAAATTTAAGCAACCAAGAATTTTTACCACCTACATGAATACTCTTTCGCACTTAATCCAGCAAGCTCATGAGCTTGGGCATGCTTGGCACTACTACTTAATGCGTGATCTTCCGGTTTTAAGCGCAAATTTTCCAATGAGCTTAGCTGAGAGTGCAAGCACATTTAATGAGACTCTTTTACGAAATGAACTAAAAAAAGATGACTCACTTAGAGTAGAAATTTTATGGCAGGAGCTAAAAAGCGCTGCAAATTTTTTACTTCATATAAACGTTAGATACGAGTTCGAAACTGGTTTTATAAAGTTGCGACAAAAAGGTCAAGTTAGCAAAAAAGATGCAAATGATCTTTTAAAACAAGCTTGGGATAAATTTTATAAAGACAGCACGAGCGATGTTGAAGAATTTTTGCCATATTTTAAGCCACATTTTTATAAAACAGATAACTACATCTACAACTATCCTTATAGTGTCGGCTATCTGCTATCACAATTTTTTCTAAGTGAGTTTAAAAAAGACGAAGCAAAATTTTGCAAAATTTATAAACAATTTTTAATAGAGTGTGGCACAAAAAGCGTGGAAGAACTAATAAAAAAACACTTTAAAAAAGATACAACAAAGTGCGAATTTTGGCTGATTGGCATAGATGAAGCGCTAAAAAATTTAGATGAGTTTAAAAAGGTAGTGACCGTATAAATTCACTAGTTATCTTAAACGTTTTATTTTTTTTCGAGAAATTTTATAAATTTTTGATGGGGCATCTTCGAAAAAATGATCATCTACTATTTCATCAGCCACGCTCATAGCCCAAGCTTCATTAAAATTTTGTCCATTCTTGTTCGCACTGCTTGAATAAAACCAGTCAAATTTAGCTAAAAATTTTTCGTGCTCACACTCTTTTACGACTCTAATAGCCTTTAAATTTGGATACAAAAATGTGGCTTTTCTTGAACGGCGTATAAAATTTTTATACTTTTTTGGCACTCTAACAAGCTCATTTAAAACGCTAAATTTTGCCGTCGTGATAAGGCAAGGTTTATTCTCATCACGCATTTTGACCTTGTTTATCTCTTTATAATCTTTACTCAAAAAGCCAGCTGTCGTATCGGTTTGTGCTAGAAATATCATAATTTTTCTCTTTTTGATAGTAAAAATATACAAGAGATTATTAGAGCAAATCCTAAAAAATCCCAAAATACAAATTTTGTTCCAAGCCAAAAGTAGCCAAAGAAGGCCGCACTTAGTGGCTCTATGCAGGCTAATAAACTAGCTTTTGCTGCGCCTATTAACTTAACACCTATCATATAAAAGCTAAATGCAAAAATGGTGCCAAGCGTAATAACAGCAATAAATGCCAGCCATTGATTTATACCATTAAGCCCAGCAAAATCCCAAACTCTCATATAGCAAGCAAGCACTACTCCGCCCATAACCATGCCCCAGCCAAGCGTGAGAGTGACTGAATATTTAGCATTCAGCCTTGCTGGAGCTAGGTTATAAACGCAGACGCAAACGGCGCTCACCAAGCACCAAAATAGCGCTTTTGGCGAGATGGCAAGAGATGAAATTTGCGCATGTGTGCTTAGGAAAAATACGCCAAGCATGGCTAAAAATAGAGCTAAAATTTCAAGTTTTCTTGGGACGCGTTTTTCTTTTATGCAAATGACCATTAAAATTAAAGCAGGAGCAGTGTATTGAATAACAGTCGCAACTGCGGCATTTGAAAGCTCAATGGAGTAAAAATAAGCGTACTGCGTCATCATAAGCCCAAGCAGGGCATAGACTAAAAACTCACCAAGAAGCTTTATATCTTTAATCGGAGCAAAAACGGCACTTGGTTCTTTAAAAGCATAAAAAATCACAATAACAATGCCAGCTAGCATCAGTCTATATGGCACTAAAAAATCAGAATTTATACCAAGTGAAAATAGATACTGCCCACAAACCCCACTAAATCCCCAAAGGATACCGCCAACTAAAGTAAGGAGTATCCCAAGACGATGAGTATTCATTAAATTTATCTGTCTTTATGAAGCTGTGCATCTTTGCCATAATATGGCGAATATGGTCCATAAAGTATACAGTTGCGACAATTTCTTGAAAATAAATAAGCATCAGCTCTTACTGCTAGGTCGTAGGATCTGTCTGAGATGGTATTTGCCACCTGTGAGATGACGGCTGAGACTAACATGCCAAGTAGGCTACTTTGGCCGCTGCTACTATCTTCTGCTGCCATAGCACTACCTTGCCAAAGAGTAGCACCGCTTTTTATATCGATAAGCTTTGCTTCAAGGACAACCTTTGTTGAGCTTGAGATGACTGCATAGCTCGTACCATAATCTTTTATGTTTATGTAAAGCACACTATCAGCATGAAAAATTTTATCAAGCTTATTTAGTGGTACGGCTGCGATCTCGCTTGGCTCGGTTATACCATTTAGCTTAAAGGTATCATTTACAAGAGCCACTGGAAATACATAGTATCCTGCCTCACTTAGTGGTGCGACTGCATTTGCTAAAACTGCTGCTGGACCTGAAATTTCTGTGCTATCATTTGTTGGCATAAGCACTAAGATAGAGTGAGGTCTTTTTTGTAAAAATTCTGAGTAGTCGTATGGCTCAGGCTCTTTTATAGAGCAACCCGTAAAAAATACTACCGAAAATATAGCGGCTATAAATTTCAGGCTATTTTTCATTATTCGCCCCCTCTTTTTGCTCTACTTTTTTCGGAGTTAAATTTTTAGAGCCTTTAATGAAATTTATATATTCCCTTGACTCTGGGAAATTTTGCACCTCTTTGTCAAAATTTACATTTGCAGCGCCTAAATTTCCATTATTTAGATACAAAAGTCCAAGGTGTGCGTATACGCCAGGAGCGATCTTGTAGCCCTTTTGTGTTGATATCTGCACCAAATTTTCTAAGCGTGAAATTTGCTCGTTTGTATCGCCCTCTTCGTTTAGGTAGCTATATAGCGAGCTACTATATGATCCGTCCCAATAATAAAGTGATCTTGGGCCGTTTGAATGGCCGCAACCCGCTAAAAATAGTGCAAAAAGCGCAAGGCTGGCAAGCTTTATTTTACTTGCCATGCTCCACTTTCTATGCCATTTACGAGATTATTTACCGCTTCAATAATAGCTAGGCTTAAAACCTTGCCATTTAGCGTAGAGTCGTATCCTGCTGTGCCGCCAAAGCCTATGATCTCTCTGTTTGAAAGGGTATATTCACCAGCGCCGCTAACCGAATATACAACCTCAGCTGTTTTGGTATCAACGATATTTAAATTTACCTTTGAATAGGCAGTTTGTTGCTTACCTTTGCCAAGTATGCCAAATAGCTGATGATCGCCCGTAGTTTTTCGTCCAAACTCGGTTACATCACCGGTTATCACGTATCTTGCGCCTTTTAGATTTTGAGCGGTTTTACTTAGCTCGCTCTCTTGTTTGATCACTTTCATATTTGATCTATCAAGCACTAAAAATCTACCGCTTTGCTGTAAATTTGTGATCAAAATACTTTGAGCTTGGTTACCAAGCCTATCCTCGCCATCAGCAAATACACCATTTTGGTAAGCTGATTGATTATTAAATCGACCTATCGAAACCGAAATTTTTTGGCCATTGTAAACTGTGCCGTAGCTTGCTACTTTTGGAGTCTCAACAACCCTTGAACTCTCACTCGCACATCCAGCAAAAAGAGCTGCTGTAAGCAAAACTGCACCAAATTTAAATACACTTTTCATTTTTTATCCTTTACGACAAAATCGCTTGTATATTACTAAATTTCTTTTTAAATAGCTTTAAATTTCATCCATGTACCTTTTAGATATCTAATCGTAAAAAGCACCGCCTTTACAGCCCAGTCAGCAAACATTGCAAACCAAGTACCTATCATACCAAGATCAAACGTAAGTGCAAAGACATAGGCCAAGATGACTCTACAAGCAAACATACAAACTAAATTTACAATCATTGGATATTTAGCGTCCCCAGCAGCACGAAAAACGGTCGGATATGTGTAAGCAAGTGGCCAAATAAGACACATAGCGATACCGTGATACCAGACGATCTGTCTTGTTAAATTTATGGCTTCTTCCGAGAGATTATAAACAAGAAGCAATGGCTCAAGTAAAAGCAAAATTACTGCTGTGCTAAAAAGCTGGACAATATAGATACTTATCATCGACTTTCTTACGTAAAATTTAGCCTGAGCAAAGTCGTTTGCGCCAACACACCTTGAGATAACCACACTAAGCCCTGTTCCTATCGCCATACCAGGAAGTACTTGAAACATCACGATCGTCCCTCCCACGGCATTTGCAGCGATACTTGCCGTACCAAAGAGAGAAACTAAACTTAAAACAATAATGCGCCCTACGTAAAACATCGAATTTTCAAAACCATAAGGCACTCCAATATTTAAAATTTTCTTGATGATCTCGTAGTCAAATTTATAGATAAGACTCTTTCTTATGTGAAGTTTTAGCCTTATATCAAGAAGCAAATAGACTATAACAAAGCAAGCAAGCATCTTGGCTATAAGCGTGCTAATAGCAATACCTAAAACACCAGTATGAAATGTATAAATACTAATGGCAGTTAGAAGTATGTTTAATAAATTTGCAGCCGCCATAATATACATAGGTAGCTTTGCGTTTGACATCGTGCGAAAGATCGCCGCAGCTGCTGCATAGACTGCTAAAAATGGCGCGGAAATGGCCGAGAAAACAAGATAGTGGCTAGCATCATGCCTTACTTGCTCTCCAATATCGCCAAAGACATAATCTAGAATAATATCTTTTAAAACTATGATGACTGCTGCGATAAAAAGGGCAAAGATAAAACTAAACCAGACGAGCTGATTTGCTGTGATTTTGGCGTTGCCACTTTGTTTATTACCAAGATACTGGCTAGCAACCACTGAGCCGCCAGTAGCGATAGCTGTAAAAATACTGATAAAAAGCGCCATGACAAATTCCACAAGACTAATTGCACTTACAGCGCTTTCACTAACACTTGCTGCCATTAGCGAGTTTGCAAGCCCTAGACTATACTCTAAAAACTGCTCAACCGCAATAGGGAAAAATAGCTTTGCAAGGTCGGCATTTGAGAAAAATTTTGTATTTTGATCTTTGATTTTGTTTACCATGCTTCCCCTAAGATAAACTTAAAAATTTTAATATATTTAAGCCAAGATCTGCTTTTTGCAAATCCTGACTTAAAAATTTTAGTGTCTTGAAAGATAATTTGTATCGTAGTTATTGCTTAAAAAGTCTTTGTTTTCCATCATAGCGATGTGAAAGTCTTTTGTTGTTTTGATGCCACTTATTATGAGCTGATCAAGAGCTACTTTCATCTTGTGGATCGCTCTGTTTCTATCAGTATCCCAAACTACGAGCTTACCGATCATACTGTCATAATACGGCGGTATAGAGTAGTCTTGATAGATGTGGCTATCCATTCTCACGTTGCGGCCGCCTGGGCAGACATATTTTGTGATCTTGCCAGGGCACGGTGTGAAGGTGTTTGGATCTTCAGCTGTTATCCTACACTCGATCGCATGACCTTTTAGCTCGATGCTCTCTTGTGATGGTAGTGCCTCGCCTTCAGCCACTTTTATCATAAGTTCGATAATATCAAGTCCGCTTACCATTTCGCTTACTGTGTGCTCAACTTGAAGCCTTGTATTCATCTCGATGAAGTAAAAGTCCAAATTTTTATCAACTAAAAACTCAAACGTACCAGCTCCCTCGTAGCCGATTGCTTTTGCCGCTTTTATAGCAGTTTCGTGAAGTCTCTCTCTTGTCTTTTCATCAAGTAAAATAGCTGGACTTTCTTCGATCAGCTTTTGGTGGCGACGCTGCATAGAGCAGTCACGCTCGCCGATATGAAGCACATTGCCATGGCTATCGCCGATGATTTGAACCTCGATGTGGCGTGGGTTTAGGATATATTTTTCCATATACATTGTTCCATC is a genomic window of Campylobacter concisus containing:
- a CDS encoding CsgG/HfaB family protein, encoding MKSVFKFGAVLLTAALFAGCASESSRVVETPKVASYGTVYNGQKISVSIGRFNNQSAYQNGVFADGEDRLGNQAQSILITNLQQSGRFLVLDRSNMKVIKQESELSKTAQNLKGARYVITGDVTEFGRKTTGDHQLFGILGKGKQQTAYSKVNLNIVDTKTAEVVYSVSGAGEYTLSNREIIGFGGTAGYDSTLNGKVLSLAIIEAVNNLVNGIESGAWQVK
- a CDS encoding DUF4810 domain-containing protein — translated: MASKIKLASLALFALFLAGCGHSNGPRSLYYWDGSYSSSLYSYLNEEGDTNEQISRLENLVQISTQKGYKIAPGVYAHLGLLYLNNGNLGAANVNFDKEVQNFPESREYINFIKGSKNLTPKKVEQKEGANNEK
- a CDS encoding Sua5 YciO YrdC YwlC family protein, with the translated sequence MIFLAQTDTTAGFLSKDYKEINKVKMRDENKPCLITTAKFSVLNELVRVPKKYKNFIRRSRKATFLYPNLKAIRVVKECEHEKFLAKFDWFYSSSANKNGQNFNEAWAMSVADEIVDDHFFEDAPSKIYKISRKKIKRLR
- a CDS encoding DUF799 domain-containing protein, with the translated sequence MKNSLKFIAAIFSVVFFTGCSIKEPEPYDYSEFLQKRPHSILVLMPTNDSTEISGPAAVLANAVAPLSEAGYYVFPVALVNDTFKLNGITEPSEIAAVPLNKLDKIFHADSVLYINIKDYGTSYAVISSSTKVVLEAKLIDIKSGATLWQGSAMAAEDSSSGQSSLLGMLVSAVISQVANTISDRSYDLAVRADAYLFSRNCRNCILYGPYSPYYGKDAQLHKDR
- a CDS encoding DMT family transporter; this encodes MNTHRLGILLTLVGGILWGFSGVCGQYLFSLGINSDFLVPYRLMLAGIVIVIFYAFKEPSAVFAPIKDIKLLGEFLVYALLGLMMTQYAYFYSIELSNAAVATVIQYTAPALILMVICIKEKRVPRKLEILALFLAMLGVFFLSTHAQISSLAISPKALFWCLVSAVCVCVYNLAPARLNAKYSVTLTLGWGMVMGGVVLACYMRVWDFAGLNGINQWLAFIAVITLGTIFAFSFYMIGVKLIGAAKASLLACIEPLSAAFFGYFWLGTKFVFWDFLGFALIISCIFLLSKREKL
- a CDS encoding MATE family efflux transporter codes for the protein MVNKIKDQNTKFFSNADLAKLFFPIAVEQFLEYSLGLANSLMAASVSESAVSAISLVEFVMALFISIFTAIATGGSVVASQYLGNKQSGNAKITANQLVWFSFIFALFIAAVIIVLKDIILDYVFGDIGEQVRHDASHYLVFSAISAPFLAVYAAAAAIFRTMSNAKLPMYIMAAANLLNILLTAISIYTFHTGVLGIAISTLIAKMLACFVIVYLLLDIRLKLHIRKSLIYKFDYEIIKKILNIGVPYGFENSMFYVGRIIVLSLVSLFGTASIAANAVGGTIVMFQVLPGMAIGTGLSVVISRCVGANDFAQAKFYVRKSMISIYIVQLFSTAVILLLLEPLLLVYNLSEEAINLTRQIVWYHGIAMCLIWPLAYTYPTVFRAAGDAKYPMIVNLVCMFACRVILAYVFALTFDLGMIGTWFAMFADWAVKAVLFTIRYLKGTWMKFKAI
- a CDS encoding peptidase M3 translates to MRWSFDDSYVDFDNEIFTSSFENLKAQNENLVKFLNNSELTKAIISYEEAYKEATSLLAFCRCKSSDNTKDELASKFELKIKEQKAKLDTAKEILFDKFDSLKSDDKIFQSTQFKHIKFLYLEHKNSKSKIRKKSEREFFANLALTNFFPLFANFRHLNNLINISTTNKNAKTQSYNLAKCMGILKGSDDEILRKNVFNALSSHYDKFADLYLDILNMLHGFRLAKFKAAKVDFLTPSLEENKMSLDTLNAMQEAISKRVEKIRECVRIRASFLGGKSMRSCDLLAPYPLSKHSEISHDEAIKIIKKALKPLGEDNFIELMIDKHWIESDVRENKAGGAFFVSLPKFKQPRIFTTYMNTLSHLIQQAHELGHAWHYYLMRDLPVLSANFPMSLAESASTFNETLLRNELKKDDSLRVEILWQELKSAANFLLHINVRYEFETGFIKLRQKGQVSKKDANDLLKQAWDKFYKDSTSDVEEFLPYFKPHFYKTDNYIYNYPYSVGYLLSQFFLSEFKKDEAKFCKIYKQFLIECGTKSVEELIKKHFKKDTTKCEFWLIGIDEALKNLDEFKKVVTV
- a CDS encoding acetyl-CoA carboxylase biotin carboxylase subunit, whose amino-acid sequence is MELKRILIANRGEIALRALRTIKEMGKEAVVVYSTADKDALYVKYADVAICIGKERSSDSYLNIPAIISAAEISEADAIFPGYGFLSENQNFVEICSHHKIKFIGPSVAAMALMSDKSKAKQVMQRAGVPVIPGSDGAVADTKAAKELAKKIGYPVILKAAAGGGGRGMRVVEREEDLEKAFWSAESEAMSAFGDGTMYMEKYILNPRHIEVQIIGDSHGNVLHIGERDCSMQRRHQKLIEESPAILLDEKTRERLHETAIKAAKAIGYEGAGTFEFLVDKNLDFYFIEMNTRLQVEHTVSEMVSGLDIIELMIKVAEGEALPSQESIELKGHAIECRITAEDPNTFTPCPGKITKYVCPGGRNVRMDSHIYQDYSIPPYYDSMIGKLVVWDTDRNRAIHKMKVALDQLIISGIKTTKDFHIAMMENKDFLSNNYDTNYLSRH